The Maniola hyperantus chromosome 9, iAphHyp1.2, whole genome shotgun sequence genome includes a region encoding these proteins:
- the LOC117985461 gene encoding uncharacterized protein, whose product MNKEKLIEEVRRYPCLYDASDAKYADSAKRDQTWKSIARTLSATESECKKTWTNLRESYRRAVVKTRTKSGQAAISSKKWQFEEEMSFLLPHMKQRKTISSLTEDDSEVDENFDVNELLSNHDSLMSSNDSELNVANQPESASTNTSANSSLFPNIPKRKRFKGTQECTSASAQLLQYLLKEKETNKDDEIDKFFSSIATTVKKLNRYSQSVLKSRIFNMVSEFELQEIQEQTNFYAGSSRHNIESPSTSGYNTHNTGPSGYNTHHVGSSDYDLHNAGPSEFNTRNAELSGNNPPVLEEPILNSELPNAIQKNDS is encoded by the exons ATGAACAAAGAAAAACTTATAGAAGAAGTTCGAAGATATCCCTGTCTGTACGATGCCAGTGACGCAAAATACGCAGATTCTGCCAAAAGGGATCAAACATGGAAATCTATTGCTAGAACGTTGTCTGCAACAG aatcAGAGTGCAAGAAAACATGGACAAACTTAAGAGAAAGCTATAGAAGGGCAGTTGTTAAGACACGCACAAAAAGTGGTCAGGCTGCTATCTCATCCAAAAAATGGCAATTTGAAGAAGAGATGTCTTTTTTGTTGCCGCATATGAAACAAAGAAAAACTATTTCATCGTTAACGGAAGATGATAGTGAAGTGGACGAAAATTTTGATGTTAACGAATTATTGTCAAATCACGATTCTCTCATGTCATCAAATGACTCAGAACTTAATGTCGCCAACCAACCAGAATCTGCTTCAACAAATACCTCAGCAAACTCTTCTTTGTTTCCAAACATCCCTAAAAGAAAGCGATTCAAAGGGACCCAAGAATGTACCTCGGCATCAGCTCAACTTTTACAATATTTACTCAAAGAAAAAGAGACAAATAAGGATGACGAGATTGACAAGTTTTTTTCGAGCATTGCAAcaacagtaaaaaaattaaatcgttaCAGCCAATCTGTTCTGAAGTCTAGAATATTCAACATGGTGTCTGAATTTGAATTACAAGAAATTCAGGAACAAACTAATTTCTATGCTGGTTCTTCACGACACAATATTGAAAGTCCTTCGACTTCGGGTTATAACACCCACAATACAGGACCTTCGGGCTATAACACCCACCATGTAGGATCTTCGGATTATGACCTCCATAATGCAGGCCCCTCCGAATTTAATACCCGCAATGCAGAGCTTTCAGGCAATAATCCTCCAGTTTTAGAAGAACCGATATTGAACAGTGAATTGCCTAATGCTATACAGAAAAATGATTCCTAA